From one Aspergillus fumigatus Af293 chromosome 8, whole genome shotgun sequence genomic stretch:
- a CDS encoding putative aspartate-tRNA ligase translates to MAAHDVHPAQVTLFVSRTAELRELREKPWIQLQFLTCTSHCGSFGLVTFVLCKYMAAVRCILLFRPTLNSLNSLHNDYLFFTPWRTNSNHSLSLDRFTAMTQTVITPQAGGFDARVNSVLTTEPLKRVTLELRTNEGVIKANIDASSIGTSVWERLNGLCPESLVRITNYSSPSAEAEPKKSVVNGKSHIDKATPEINVTNLTIIAEACPDLPSFNRNELDLARRLDNRLLDLRNAGSGAILKLHSGMCQLIVEFLGSNGFHWIHSPRIISHTVAGDKEYFHLPYFGGDAWLAQNAQYQNQMVLSTDMERVFDIGPAFRAEVKSRTSGRHLTEFTLLGTAMVLEENYYEVMDLMDSMIVFVLKGLQERKKYRDLIEIVQNHYPTAQDFRIGLDEQGKIPRISFKEAKRMLRDELGFKTEDTDDLSEEEEAALGRHFRESPYLGQTDIFTIDQYPAFCRPFNTHPSPDAPGFTNSWDTIVRGREICSGSQRIHKYEAVCKAMASRNMDPDGKEWEHYVGAFKSGMPPHGGLGLGVNRLLQGFLGLDDVRETTLFPRDVHRTAP, encoded by the exons ATGGCTGCCCATGATGTGCACCCCGCCCAAGTTACATTGTTTGTCTCTAGAACCGCGGAGCTAAGAGAGCTTCGTGAGAAACCTTGGATCCAGCTGCAGTTCCTTACTTGTACTAGTCATTGTGGGAGTTTTGGACTTGTCACATTCGTCCTTTGCAAGTACATGGCCGCAGTAAGATGTATTCTACTTTTCAGACCAACTTTAAATTCCCTTAATTCCTTGCATAACGATTATCTCTTTTTTACACCATGGAGGACGAATTCAAACCATAGTCTCTCCTTAGACCGGTTTACTGCTATGACTCAGACAGTT ATTACTCCTCAGGCTGGAGGTTTCGACGCTCGAGTCAATTCCGTTTTAACAACTGAACCACTGAAACGAGTTACCCTTGAACTGCGAACAAATGAAGGCGTTATAAAAGCCAATATTGATGCTAGCTCAATCGGCACATCAGTTTGGGAGAGATTGAATGGTCTTTGTCCTGAATCTCTCGTCCGTATCACCAATTATTCCTCTCCCAGTGCCGAAGCCGAGCCCAAAAAAAGTGTGGTGAATGGCAAAAGCCACATCGACAAAGCCACCCCTGAGATCAATGTGACCAACTTGACAATAATTGCAGAGGCGTGTCCGGATCTGCCCTCATTCAATAGAAATGAGCTTGACCTTGCACGAAGACTCGATAATCGCCTTTTAGACCTGCGGAATGCGGGAAGCGGAGCCATTTTAAAGCTTCATTCAGGAATGTGTCAGTTGATTGTCGAGTTTCTTGGCTCAAACGGTTTTCACTGGATTCATTCGCCGCGTATCATCAGCCATACAGTTGCAGGAGACAAAGAATACTTCCACCTGCCTTATTTTGGAGGTGATGCGTGGTTAGCACAGAACGCACAGTATCAGAATCAAATGGTTCTTTCCACGGATATGGAACGTGTTTTCGATATTGGCCCTGCTTTCCGGGCTGAGGTGAAGTCTCGTACGTCAGGGAGGCATCTGACCGAG TTTACTTTGCTAGGTACGGCTATGGTCCTGGAGGAAAACTACTATGAAgtgatggatttgatggactCAATGATTGTCTTTGTCCTCAAGGGCCTTCAAGAACGCAAAAAATATCGGGATCTTATCGAAATTGTTCAGAATCACTATCCCACTGCACAGGACTTTCGTATCGGTCTGGATGAACAGGGAAAGATTCCTCGGATCTCATTTAAGGAGGCAAAGCGAATGCTTCGGGATGAGCTCGGCTTCAAGACAGAGGACACAGATGACTTAAG tgaagaggaggaagcggCCCTGGGCCGGCATTTCCGCGAATCTCCTTACCTCGGTCAAACTGACATCTTTACAATTGATCAATACCCGGCATTTTGCCGCCCTTTTAATACACATCCAAGTCCGGATGCTCCAGGATTCACTAACTCATGGGATACCATTGTGCGAGGTCGTGAGATCTGCTCAGGCAGTCAGCGCATTCACAAATACGAGGCGGTCTGCAAGGCTATGGCTTCCCGGAATATGGACCCAGATGGCAAGGAGTGGGAGCATTATGTCGGGGCGTTTAAGTCTGGTATGCCACCTCATGGTGGTCTGGGTTTGGGTGTCAATCGGCTGCTGCAGGGTTTCCTTGGGCTGGACGACGTCCGTGAGACTACCTTGTTCCCAAGAGATGTACATAGAACCGCCCCATAA